Part of the Eleginops maclovinus isolate JMC-PN-2008 ecotype Puerto Natales chromosome 3, JC_Emac_rtc_rv5, whole genome shotgun sequence genome is shown below.
GAAGGTGGATCTGGTGGGTCTGGCTCAGCAGTGTTGTCCAGAACTAGACTTGAAGGCGGAGCTGGAGCGCTCCTTCCTGTCGGAGCCCTCCTCCCCGGGTCACTCTAAGGCTACCAAAGGCTTCCGACTTGGCAAACACAAGCACGAGACGTTTATTACAAGGTATCCAgtgttttgttgtattgttttccATATGTGTTCTGTATATTTTGCAAAAAACTCAcatctttatttgtgtttgtctcttCAGCGGTAAGTCAGACTACATCGAGCCTGCTAAGCGAGCGCACATCATGGCAGCTCCTCGCGGCCGTGGAGGTCGAGGAGGGTTCGGACAGAATCTCAACCGACCCCATGATATCTTCCGCCAGCGCAAACAGAACACCTCCCGTCCTCCCAGTATGCACGTTGACGACTTTGTGGCGGCAGAGTTTAAAGACATTGGGACTCCTCTTGGACTTTTGCCTCCTAAACGGCCCCCAAAGAGCTCCCCCAAACCCCCCACCAGAGGGCTGTTCACAGGCAACAGAGGCAGGGGCACCTTCCACAGCCAGACTCGCTTTTTCGCTCCACCACAGCCTAAAGGTGTTCTGCTGTCCGGTAcgtacacacagacactcgCTGGTGAAAGAGATATTTCATAGTTGTTCTTATTAGTGCTATCACAAAAAACATGGTTGTTTTGTTGCTCCAGCTTCTTAACTGAGagtgtttcctttttctctttgtcatATATCATTGTGAACTAAATATGGGACTTTCGCtcaaacaaaaaatgacatgtGACGTCACATTTGGCTTTGAAAAGTTGGGATGGCCCTTTTGGACCAATTGCCCGCCTAAACAGTTTTCAATTCATAGAAGAATTGTCACAGAATACTATTAGTAATAATAGAAATACTGAAAGTATTATCCCTAGTGTGTAGATcatattatttgtattctagACcataaaagttacatttccttGATCCTGGGAAGGGATGATCAAATCTCATCGTTCTCTTAATGCACTGTAAGGTCCTCTTATGTGTACTTTACACAGTTAGAAGTGGTAGTAGTTTAGAATTTGTCGATACTGCAGGAAACAGTACTTATTGGCCACTAGAGGGAGCTAAATCTTCTACTTTGGTTCTGTAGGTAACTACACTCGCCGAGAAGGAGGCCGTGGTTCATCGTGGAGCGGACAAGTTCCAGGTGTCACCCACAGAGGAACCTACAGTGAACCCCGCGGGGGCCAGAGCAACTTCACACGAGGACCAATGCCCTCCAGACAGCCCCCAGCAAGTATGAAACCTAAACCCCCATACAGACATATATTTGATTTTGCATTTTGGATCTATAAACACTGAGCTAATAATTCAGGGTTTTTGTCTCCAGGTGCATATCGACTGGCTCCACGGGACCGAGCCCcaagggggaggggaggcacCGGGCTGTCGTGGCTcagtgggggaggaggaggaggcagcgcTGGAGGAGGCGGtgggggaggcggaggagggggaagaggatCCCAGGGGAGTAAATTCAGTGGTGGCGGAGGTAGTGGAGGTGGGAGGGGAAGACATGTCCGTTCCTTCACCAGGTAAATTCACCTGGGCAATGACTGCAGCCTTTCATGGCAACATATGGACCAatcaggatattatatatactgtcTCCATGGAAACGTGGTGGGATGATGTTGTCAAAATGACGTACCGaatttgtgttgatgttttatgttttgttatcatTAGTTGTATTTGGGGAATAAAGGTCATACCAACAGAGCGTACGcctcgttgttttttttaaacaaacagcaaataaTGAATCGACCATTCACTGTTTAAAATGCCAGCAAACACTCTTTCTTCAGAGGACTTCTGAGCCTGATCGTGCTTTAAATAAGAACTAAACTTATGCAAATGTTCCTCCTAACATCAGCGAAGGGACAGAATTACAAGCTAATGAGGAAAACAAGGAATCATTAAGGATTCAGAGAAATTgctttaaaaactttttttaatttaaaacccTGAGGGATGCAAAATTCAGGAGCCATTACAAAAGGATCTGTTTGCAGATCATATCCGTGGTGAGTCTACAACATTTATTAACCTTTCAAACACAATATGGTTAATTCCACAGCAAATCCTCTTTCTTTTAGTTTTCAGCTGATATTGAAAGTGATCAATGAGTACCAGCTTACTGTACATATTGGATTACTAAACAGTTAGCCAAATGTTACAAAAATATGGATTTACTCTTTTGTAGTTGGGTAAATCTCCCAGCAGTCCAATCTCCTCAGATGACCGTCACCTCCCGACTCTTCCTCTTGATGCAGTCCAGAGTCAGACTCCTGGTGCTGCCCTTACGTGTCCCCTCTCCCAGCAGAGGGGATGGAGGCGGCCCCGTTATGGTGCTGTGGGCTGAATGTAGTGAAAGACTGGAGGCATGTAGAGAAGCCTCCCTCTGCTGGTGTCTCATTGGCACAGTGTGGAGCTCCCACCCAGGCATCTGCTGGTCACCGGCTGCCAGCTGGTCCACAGGTTGCTTGCTTCTGGTTGGCTGCAGATCTCTGAGCAGCTCAAGCAGCTCCCTTTTCTCCAGCTCGGCCTCTGCCAGCTCCTGTCTCCTCAGACGCTCTGCTCCTAACAGCGCTCGCATGTCACACATCACACGGGACAGCTGATCCTGCACGGAGAGGACATGAGATTACTGAGCATGCATCAACATGGTTGACAACAAACAGGTTTTGGTGTTACTGATAGTATTGAATAAAGTATGTTAGGTCGTGACAGTAGTTCCACTTGAGAAATTTGTACTGAAAGATGAATAATTTAAGaccaacagtaaaaaaaataataaactccCTGAAAATGTTTCAGTTTCAAGTACTAAATTATTAAATtctttaacagcatttattgaacaatccttttccttttgaatCTCAACTTTTAAAACCATCTAAAGTACTTTCTCCCTAATAGACACACTGATAAATGTCAATTAAAGTTTGCatattaaactattttaaacattgtattAAATACAGAATTGCAACTAAAGTGGTACtaaaatgaaattaaactaCAAACATCAGAAAACTGCTGATGAAGGTCATGTTATGTGATACGCTTTAGAACAAATACTAAATGAACCTTTTAttcataattatatttattataatattttgtgGAATATTCAAAGGTACTGTTTAGTCTAATACATATTAAGGATATCTTGTGTTAAcgtatattaaatattaatttaactaataaaacatttttaaatgcactgttAAAGCTCTTACTAAAGGGAACTTGAGTAAAGTCTCAGTACCTTAACTCTTTACTTCAGCCCTGCTGTTATTACCTTTAAAAACCGAGGAGTAAAAAACATGAGAAGGACTGCAGGTCACCTTGAGCTCCTCCACGTCGTTCTTCAGCTGCGACTCTTTCTGCACCATGTGTCTCCTCTGCGAGTCCAACCGAGACTCCATCTCTCGTCTCACCTCCTCCACCTTGCACAGCATCTCTGCCCTGCCATAAGCATTGAGCAGGACATTACTTATgaactacaaaaacaaatttaaTCTGCAGCAATTACCTCTGAGTTAAGGATTAGAAAATAGTGAAGACATTTTTACAATCACACACCTGAGCATCTCCACCTCTGTGCGCAGCTCTGCTACACAGttgtgctgtgattggtcaatggAGAGCAGTGTGTGGCCGCAGCCGTTGATACATTCCCTGCTGCGGAAGTTACATTCTGACAGGTGAGCCTCCAAACCCCGCCTTTCCACCTGCACAGGACAACCTGCCAGGAGCACAGAGATGGATGAGGCCCCACATCAGGCAGCCATGTGCAGTTTTTTGCTTTGTAAAAGTCGATCACCAATTATGAAAAGGATTAACAGAtataacacactttattttagtctttatatttcttatcttatgttattttaattatgaCAAGATATATTGAATACCGCACGTATCTTGATAAGCCATATTTTGATTCTAACCTCTCCTGCATAATATTAAAACTTTCTTTaaaattatttaattatatgtgCTTATAAAATACATGTCTTTTCTACTGAAGCAGAGTGGAAAAATGAACAGATTGTTTGGTATAAACAGAATATGTGAAACAGTTTTCCACAAATAACATATTGACCAAACCAACTCCTTACACTCACTGCCCATCTGTCTCATTTTAGACCAAATTTGATACTTCTCACAGATCACAGCAGTCACAAACAGGAAGATAAATATCAGGTTAGATCTTGTGTAAAACATTGTGTTGCTTTAAGTGCTTGTAGTACTCAACACTGCAAAGAGCCacactgcatgcacacactctgtAACTGTACCTACCACAGCGGTAACATATGTACTCTCCACCTGCCAACGACAGGTCACAGACACAAAGTGAGCACAATGGCCTATGCttgtatatacatacacacttTTAAATTGCTCATTAAAGAGTGATGGAAAGTTGACCCTGAATGCACTTTGTGTGAGGTCTGTGGGAGTCCCATAGGTGCATGAGTTTGGGAGGTATCCATGACAACAAAAGAACCACCTGTTGCTCCCACTCACAGCAGGTGTCACGTTACCTTTATATccctcacattcacacatggaTAACCATTCATGAAGATACAAACACTaccaataaacacaataaataacacattacatGAGTTCGATGTAAGGTATCATACCTATGTTTGAGCAGGATATAAAGGCGAACTCGCACTCATCCTCATGTGTGTGCAGACTCTCCAGGGGGCAGACCACCTCACAGCCCTGAGCTGCATTCACACAGCGGAGCTGCAGGCGGTTCAGGTCATTACGCATGTACctgcagagaaaataaagagacgTAAAGGTGAGCATAGAGATCAGTATATGTGTGACCCACTCAATAGTAGGGACAGTAAACCCCAAAATCAGAAACAGTCTATATTTTCCCACCTACCTTTAGCGCTATTAATTAATCTATATtgttttggtatgagggcgtAGAAAGGTCTGCCTTTTTTACATCATAATGGGAGGGAAAAATAACCCAACTACTGCAGCCAGTTTTATTAATGCACAGTTTTATagatcttgtgtttttttatattgtcaaGTAATTTTCTTGAAACTAGATAATATGAGCATCTAATCCATGAGTAGATGTCCGTTCCGTATGCAGGACAATACAGTTGGCAGGACTAGTGCTGTACAAACAAAATAGTTCCTTTATGAAAATACTCAAACTAAAATTATGTGGATTATCTTCATAATTTTTGGAAagagatattttaaatgtaaatgtttggcattttgaaCACCACAAGCAGAGGGCCATGCATGCAGTTCCATTCAATATGAAATACAGCAGACATCTTTGGGCTCATAATCAGCATCTCATTACCAAAACAATTTAGATCGATAAACAGGACTAAATGGGAGAGGAAAAATAtgagttgtttgtattttggggTAAACTGACTCTATAAGAAtgagcattaaaataaaatgtcacataTTTACAAACACAGACCTGTACAGTGGTTTGAGACTCCCCACATCCAGGGGCAGTCTGTCCTCGGGGCAGGAGTGGTGATGGAGCAGCCAGCTGCTGATGCAGGCGCTGCAGTAGGCATGTTCACAGGGCGCCTGCAGGGGGCGCTCCAACACGTCTcgacacacacagcacagaagACCCTCATTCACATAGCCTACAAACCTCTCCAGATCATAGCCCATCCTACAACCACACAGACAGATTATACAAACATGGCAAAGGTTAAGGGAAGAACACAAATCTCTGatctgtttatattttgttcGAAGGCAAGACACTGCAggcaaaaacatcacatttgaaTGCTTTGGTCAACAGTTTTTTAATGGTTTGGGTTTGGGGTATGTGGCTACCATTACAGGTCTACTTTTAGATAAGAGGAATAGGAAAAGATCCAAAATCAACATTTAGCTGTTTAGTTTCCTAAATTCAATAAAAGTTAGCTTTAAAGTGTGCCTGGTGAACATGGGAAATGTAATGGTGACTTCTATTAGTCATGTGTTTACTCTATTAACTTGTCATGTTTTGCTTAATGACATtatgacattttacaaaaaatatctttaaaggCAATTTTCTAAAAATGAGTTTATTTCTTTTACGCTTAAACAGAATTTCCTATGTTAAAAAAACGTTGTCCCTCATGtctaaacaaaatgaaacactaaTGTTGATCCTGGCTTCATTGGTTCAATAAATAATTGCAAGTTAGCACATATTTAATGCCTTATTTGCACATTATTACTTATATACTTCATTTAAGGAAACTGGGGAGGTATCATGGTGATATCTATTAGGTGTAGTTTGTTTAACCCTTTTAACCTATAATGTCTTCATTAACCGTCcacaatatatataacaacataaaataatagcAATAAAATTCCTACCTGATAAAATAACTTCATCAaactctttcttcttctttcctttggTTGATTTCGAATCCACTTGTTCCACCTCAGGAGACTTCCCTCTTACCTCTGCACAACTATTACAATCTATTTTTCTTCATTCTCCGTTTTTGACTTGAGGCTCCATCAAGGTGAGGGTCTCCTTTCCCTTAAAGCCCTCCCCTCCACCTTTGGGAGTGTGTCTCCATGGAGCGGTATCCCTGACAACCAGCATGCAGGACACAGGCAGGCAGCTGTCAGGTGAGATCAGATCAGAGACTCAGACAGAATTACAGGACATCAGACACCCAAAAAACAGACAGATTCTGCAGAAGTGTGTTTATCATCATTGTCTCACCAATAAATGAAAAGATTGTGCTGTCTTTAGAGATTTATGCTGTCCTTCAACTGTTTTCTCTCTGACTTAATGACTCACACTATTCTACATTACTCTCTAGCTCTCTGGATGTGGGATTAACATGGAttacacactctctctctctctctctctgattggaTTACAGACTACACAACGTCAGATGGCACATAGTCAGACCACACAAATCAAAAAGCACTCCAAACACCTCAACTCCCAGTTGAGTCCATTAATATTATGAACCTAAACCTCTGACAGATTTACTGGTGAAATTAATATTCAGATCCTTCACCTAAAATAGGGAAATGGGCCACCccacaatataaataatattgaatTACAAGTGAAATCTGTCCATTTACATGTCCCATAAAGTAATGTCATACTTTGTCTCCCCTCTTGGGAAAGGAGATGTGTATTACaagtttaatttttttttttttgaaaccACAACAAATGTGTTGGGTAGGCTACTCTTTCTTTAGGGAAAGACACCAATAagagttcaaataaaaagtaacatttaccGGGAGGCTATTTTGTCTGTGTACCTGCGTATCAATTGTTTCCATTTCTTAAACcagtttacaaaacaaaaaagcgactgcaatgcttttttgtttttgctttttaccGATTCTAGCTTACTTAATGTATAGACTGTATGACTAAATGGCCAAACGATCTTTAGAGAGAGAGGCCGGACGGAACGCTCCAGAGATCAAAACAAAAGCCCTCGCCTGGTAAACGGCACCTGTGATAAGTAAAGGCATAGCCGTATGGTAAAGGTTTTAAGATATCGTTGGAGAGCTATTGAGACCTATTGAATGCCTTTTGGAACCTATACTGATAAGAATGGTGTAATACATATATTTGACCTTCTGTTATGAAATTACTTCCGAGAGGTCTGCCGCGCCCCTAGAACCTAAATTAGTTGGCCATTTCATAAtgtaaaaatctaaaacaaaaaagcattcCAGTCGCTTCTCTGTAACTTACtggtttaagaaagaaaaacgaTTGTGCAACTGAATGTGTCATTATTGGAAATATCATATCTAATCGATAAAACCTCACAAACGAAATCATCTCAAAATTGTATTATTGTGATGTTTTAAAGGGGTGACGTGGGTTCAGCAAGGATGGTACTGGGTGTACTCGATTTTTACTCATGGATGACAGAATGGGGAAATTCAATGTCACcctgaaaagaaaataactgcAATGATTGAAATCAAGCGCACCTAGCTAATTTTGATCACGCCCACTTTTGGGATTCAACCAATCACGTTCTTCAAAACATTCAGCGggagaacacaaacagaatcgAGAGTTTTAAGACGAGTACTTTTTATTGGAATACGCTGCAATGGTTTCatcttaaatgttttcattagaCTGTTGGTCCTATCGGGTATGTACGTCACGTTGTCACACATTATCGAACATGACATTATAAAGCCGAGTTTAAATATTGTCACCAGTGTTAACGACTGCTGTTAGCTAGCTGGTAAGCTAGCTTGCTAACATGTCACTCACTGTGATGAAGAGGGATCATGCAGGTAGAGCTTGATCATTTAGtaattttaaataaaccagATGTGTCAGGTCCAATCCTTTCACAGAGCTTGAAAATAATAGAAAGCTAAGGGTTAGTCGATTGTCAACCGGATTAATATAGAAACATGTTGGGATTAAATAGGTCATATTATCTTATTCTCAAGACAAATCACACCCCATATTAATGTAGACAAAATCTACATTAATATGTTGATGTCACTTTTACGTCAAACGAGTAGTTAGTTTTAACAGTGTATTTTAGTTGTTGGAATAGTGACGTAATGTAATgcttgaatgaatgaatgaaatgttacATGTCCATCACACCCTACCAGGACAAGATGTGTGTCTTAATAGTGACAAAACTGGTTTGAGCTGTAATTGTGAAAGTACTActaagattattttaaaatactctATTAAAGCTTTAATGAATTTGATCATCATGAGGTTTGTATTTCCCTTTGTCTTAGTGTGTCTGAATGTATAGTGCTTTTTACCTTCTTCCTGTTGAAGACGACTGAACCAACACTGTAATcgagaaaataaacaatgataTTTAGTTGTGAGTCTACATTCTGGAGGACCC
Proteins encoded:
- the rnf41l gene encoding RING finger protein 151, giving the protein MGYDLERFVGYVNEGLLCCVCRDVLERPLQAPCEHAYCSACISSWLLHHHSCPEDRLPLDVGSLKPLYRYMRNDLNRLQLRCVNAAQGCEVVCPLESLHTHEDECEFAFISCSNIGCPVQVERRGLEAHLSECNFRSRECINGCGHTLLSIDQSQHNCVAELRTEVEMLRAEMLCKVEEVRREMESRLDSQRRHMVQKESQLKNDVEELKDQLSRVMCDMRALLGAERLRRQELAEAELEKRELLELLRDLQPTRSKQPVDQLAAGDQQMPGWELHTVPMRHQQREASLHASSLSLHSAHSTITGPPPSPLLGEGTRKGSTRSLTLDCIKRKSREVTVI